In Chitinophaga sp. HK235, a single window of DNA contains:
- a CDS encoding RagB/SusD family nutrient uptake outer membrane protein, producing MITNKIPRIFMSYYHKYSTIILLILASTISPSCNKFVEVGLPPNKVTSDATFKDDPNATSAVVGLYSQVMAITNIASGSITAYTGLASDELLYTLDIKNPKEFQSNTISSTNGIISLDLWSRPYQYIYQANACIEGISASTGISSGVKNQLLGECLLLRSFLYFYLIQLYGNVPYINFSDYTRSATLPRTDVSEIYQNIVNDLNKSKKLLTETNPTSGVVRPNKYAARALLARVYLYTGNWALAEEEATAVIESQKYSLVTDLSKVFLMNSNEAIWQIMPTGTIINTQEGNLFVSNSPVAVPTYLISDQLLSAFEPGDPRKTSWISTKVIAGRPYNFPFKYKIPAKPNTVVTEYYNILRLAEQYLIRAESRIRLGKTNAGIEDINTLRKRARGNSSNILSDRAQNLSFDDAMKYLQQERRIELFAEWGQRWFDLKRFKLASLVLKPIKPSWRDSDTLFPIPNSEILLNKNLTQNNGYN from the coding sequence ATGATCACAAATAAAATACCAAGAATATTTATGAGCTATTATCACAAATATTCCACTATCATTTTATTGATTCTTGCATCAACGATATCCCCCTCTTGTAACAAATTTGTAGAAGTAGGCTTACCTCCCAATAAAGTCACATCGGATGCCACATTCAAAGATGACCCTAATGCCACATCGGCGGTTGTTGGACTTTATTCTCAAGTTATGGCAATAACCAATATTGCTTCAGGAAGTATAACTGCCTATACAGGCCTTGCTTCCGACGAACTATTATATACACTTGACATTAAAAACCCTAAAGAGTTTCAATCCAATACCATTTCTTCCACCAATGGAATTATTTCGCTAGACCTTTGGTCCAGACCGTACCAATATATCTACCAGGCCAATGCTTGTATTGAGGGAATTAGCGCCAGCACAGGCATATCATCCGGAGTTAAAAACCAACTTCTTGGAGAATGCCTATTATTGCGGAGTTTCCTATACTTTTATCTTATCCAGTTATATGGAAATGTTCCCTACATCAACTTTTCGGATTATACCCGTTCGGCTACCCTTCCCAGGACTGATGTAAGTGAAATATACCAAAACATTGTGAATGATTTAAACAAGTCAAAAAAACTTCTCACAGAAACAAATCCTACCAGTGGAGTTGTCAGACCCAATAAATACGCAGCAAGGGCCTTGCTGGCAAGAGTATACCTGTATACCGGGAACTGGGCGCTAGCAGAAGAAGAAGCTACTGCGGTGATCGAATCACAAAAATATAGTCTGGTTACAGACCTCAGCAAGGTTTTTCTTATGAATAGCAATGAAGCGATCTGGCAAATTATGCCTACAGGTACAATTATAAATACCCAGGAAGGAAATTTGTTTGTCTCCAATTCACCCGTTGCAGTACCAACATATCTTATTTCTGATCAACTATTAAGTGCATTCGAACCGGGAGACCCCAGGAAAACATCTTGGATATCAACAAAAGTAATAGCCGGGCGGCCTTACAACTTCCCCTTTAAATACAAAATACCTGCAAAGCCCAACACTGTTGTAACGGAATATTATAATATCTTACGACTTGCAGAACAATATCTGATTCGGGCTGAATCGAGGATCAGACTCGGAAAAACAAATGCCGGAATAGAAGATATTAATACATTAAGAAAAAGGGCAAGAGGCAATAGCTCTAACATTCTTTCTGACAGAGCTCAAAATCTGTCTTTTGATGATGCAATGAAATATCTGCAACAGGAACGCCGGATTGAATTATTTGCCGAATGGGGTCAAAGATGGTTTGATTTAAAAAGATTTAAGCTCGCCAGTTTGGTCTTAAAACCAATAAAACCATCATGGAGAGACAGCGACACTTTATTTCCTATTCCCAATTCCGAAATACTTCTAAATAAAAATCTAACTCAAAACAACGGTTACAATTGA
- a CDS encoding SusC/RagA family TonB-linked outer membrane protein, with amino-acid sequence MSLLQEVPEFFHQQQLIQTYQHIVMNITHLMRGNWLRKLMKLVIFTGMLYTSTPVIASPQGEMKVTLAFKDAPLSTVFKNIEKQTGLVFMYNTNQVRDSYRVSIYVKQTSLNEVLKNLLSPQGITWEFRTKTVVLKPEKTDVPMSALPPDSAVGNVVSGEVKDQNGMPLPGAFIYIKATRKGTISNEKGVFTLNNVPNGAILLITYTGYVPQQINANGNRPLRIMMDVASNKLDEAVVMAYGVTSRRMNTGSISKVTAEEISRQPVSNPLAALDGRVPGMLVTQSSGAPGASVKVQIRGQNSLVNGTEPLYIIDGIPFAPNNDNINNVNSLLTSSSGAGLSPFSMINPADIESIEVLKDADATSIYGSRGANGVVLITTKKGKSGKATLQAVINTGFSRISRGVDMLNTKEYVAMRKEAFKNDGITPNNDPGTAGYAPDLMVWDTTRYTDIKKILLGGTAKILNATLSLSGGNQYTQFLVSGSFHRETTVLPADGSDSKPSLNFNLNHTSNNQKFNLSLSSIANFDNNNLPVANGFYLFTPPNMPNLYNAAGQLNWQENGAYFQNPLADLLKKYNAITNNYLTSLTLSYKILPGLTARVNTGFNILNTRETQIVPISSLNPSLNQTGTSAFGSGNIKSWIIEPQLEYTISVLKGKLNILAGGTWQDNRRDRLYLMGNGYTSDNLINSIAAAPNIVSKVSDDVKYRYEAAFTRLNYSYANKYILNLSCRRDGSSRFGPNKRFSNFGSAGIAWIFSNERLISQNLPFLSFGKLRGSYGITGNDQVGDYKYLPTWTTSTLNPYQGGIALKPDNLFNPDFYWEGNKKLEVALDLGFLKDRFLVSASFYKSYSNNQLVNYPLPSQTGFTSIVQNLPALITNQGIELDLNGKIINNRDFKWIILGNITIPSNTLVRFPNLSSSSYANQYEIGRSINILKLYKSYGVDPKTGLYTFHDINSDGMIDTKDLQYIGKTNPDYFGSVGTELSYKGLQISTIFTFRKQLGRNFFGDISSSYLPGMMYNQPSVIMNRWQHEGDNAQYQKFSATTSSDAYRQASLISSSSGAYSDASFIRMKNISISYSLPDNYLKRWQIKSCKLFLQGQNLVTITDYIGDPETQSLYAVPPLKTIALGLQLTL; translated from the coding sequence CATTGTCATGAACATTACTCACCTAATGCGCGGGAACTGGCTCCGCAAATTAATGAAGCTGGTAATTTTTACTGGGATGCTGTATACCTCCACTCCTGTAATAGCTAGCCCCCAGGGAGAAATGAAAGTAACACTTGCCTTTAAGGACGCCCCCCTTAGCACCGTGTTTAAGAACATCGAAAAGCAAACCGGACTGGTATTTATGTATAACACGAACCAGGTAAGGGATTCCTATCGGGTAAGCATATACGTAAAACAAACTTCATTGAACGAAGTGTTAAAAAATCTTCTTTCTCCCCAGGGAATCACCTGGGAATTCAGGACAAAGACAGTAGTATTGAAGCCAGAGAAAACAGATGTGCCTATGAGCGCACTCCCTCCTGACTCTGCCGTAGGTAATGTAGTTTCCGGAGAAGTAAAAGATCAAAATGGAATGCCATTACCAGGTGCTTTTATATACATCAAGGCTACACGAAAAGGTACGATCAGCAATGAAAAGGGGGTATTTACACTGAACAATGTGCCAAATGGTGCTATCCTCCTGATCACTTATACCGGTTATGTTCCACAACAGATCAATGCCAATGGAAACCGTCCGCTGCGTATTATGATGGATGTAGCCAGCAATAAGCTGGACGAGGCTGTTGTGATGGCCTATGGGGTTACTTCACGGCGCATGAACACAGGGTCCATCAGTAAGGTAACCGCAGAAGAAATCAGCCGGCAGCCGGTTTCCAATCCGCTTGCAGCATTGGACGGAAGGGTTCCGGGCATGCTGGTCACTCAAAGCAGTGGAGCTCCGGGTGCTTCCGTAAAAGTACAAATCAGGGGGCAGAATTCACTGGTAAATGGTACAGAACCACTTTATATTATTGACGGAATCCCTTTTGCCCCTAATAATGATAATATCAACAACGTCAATTCCCTTCTGACTTCATCGAGTGGAGCTGGCCTGAGCCCATTCAGTATGATAAACCCCGCTGACATTGAGAGTATAGAAGTATTAAAAGATGCAGATGCTACCTCCATTTATGGAAGCAGGGGTGCTAATGGTGTGGTGCTCATTACTACAAAAAAGGGGAAAAGTGGTAAAGCTACCTTACAAGCTGTGATCAATACCGGATTTAGCAGGATAAGCAGAGGAGTTGACATGCTCAATACCAAGGAATATGTTGCCATGAGAAAAGAGGCATTCAAAAATGACGGGATTACTCCCAATAACGATCCCGGAACGGCAGGGTATGCACCGGACTTGATGGTATGGGATACAACCAGGTATACCGATATTAAAAAGATACTACTGGGCGGAACTGCGAAGATATTGAATGCTACATTATCCCTTTCAGGAGGAAATCAATACACCCAATTCTTGGTTAGCGGATCTTTTCATAGAGAAACTACCGTCCTACCAGCGGATGGATCAGATAGCAAACCCTCTCTGAATTTCAATTTAAACCACACTTCCAATAATCAAAAATTCAATCTGTCTCTTTCATCTATTGCCAATTTTGATAATAATAATCTTCCGGTAGCCAACGGTTTTTACTTATTCACACCACCTAACATGCCAAATCTATATAATGCGGCCGGACAGCTAAACTGGCAGGAAAATGGAGCCTATTTTCAGAATCCACTAGCAGATTTACTGAAAAAATATAACGCCATCACAAATAATTATCTTACCAGTCTTACGCTTAGTTATAAGATATTACCTGGGTTAACAGCAAGAGTAAATACAGGGTTTAACATATTAAACACAAGAGAAACACAAATAGTACCTATATCATCCCTCAATCCCAGCCTTAATCAAACAGGTACCTCCGCATTTGGGAGCGGTAATATAAAAAGCTGGATCATTGAACCTCAGTTAGAATACACTATCTCAGTACTGAAAGGGAAACTGAACATTCTCGCGGGTGGTACCTGGCAAGACAATAGAAGAGATAGGCTATATTTAATGGGAAATGGTTATACATCGGATAACCTTATCAATTCTATAGCTGCAGCACCCAATATTGTCAGCAAAGTATCGGATGATGTAAAATATCGTTATGAAGCTGCTTTTACAAGACTAAACTATTCTTATGCCAACAAATATATTTTGAATCTAAGCTGCAGAAGAGATGGTTCTTCACGGTTTGGCCCTAATAAAAGATTTTCCAATTTTGGATCCGCAGGTATTGCTTGGATATTCAGTAATGAAAGACTAATCAGTCAAAACCTACCTTTTCTTAGCTTTGGAAAATTACGTGGTAGTTATGGTATTACCGGCAATGACCAGGTCGGAGATTACAAATATTTACCAACCTGGACAACGTCTACACTCAACCCGTATCAGGGAGGCATAGCGTTAAAACCTGACAATTTATTCAATCCGGATTTTTATTGGGAAGGAAATAAAAAACTAGAGGTTGCGCTCGATTTGGGCTTCTTAAAAGACAGATTCCTAGTATCTGCTTCCTTCTATAAAAGCTACAGCAACAATCAGCTCGTAAATTATCCTTTACCTTCCCAAACAGGATTCACATCTATCGTTCAGAACCTTCCGGCATTGATTACTAACCAGGGAATCGAACTGGATCTGAATGGGAAAATCATTAACAATCGAGATTTTAAATGGATTATTTTGGGCAACATCACTATTCCCTCTAATACATTAGTCAGATTTCCCAATCTTAGTAGCTCCTCTTACGCTAATCAATATGAGATCGGTAGATCCATCAATATCCTAAAGCTATACAAATCATATGGAGTAGATCCCAAAACCGGACTTTATACCTTCCATGATATTAATAGCGATGGCATGATTGACACGAAAGACCTTCAATATATAGGCAAAACAAACCCTGACTATTTTGGTAGTGTAGGCACGGAGCTAAGCTATAAAGGCTTGCAAATAAGTACAATTTTCACCTTCAGAAAACAACTGGGCCGAAACTTTTTCGGTGACATCTCATCATCCTATTTGCCGGGTATGATGTATAACCAACCTTCTGTTATAATGAACAGATGGCAGCATGAAGGAGATAATGCTCAATACCAAAAGTTCTCTGCAACCACTTCCAGTGATGCATACAGACAAGCCTCCTTAATTTCATCATCAAGTGGCGCCTATAGTGACGCTTCCTTTATTAGAATGAAAAACATCTCTATTTCCTACTCCCTTCCAGACAATTATTTAAAACGGTGGCAAATAAAGAGTTGCAAATTGTTTCTTCAAGGTCAGAACCTCGTGACGATAACAGACTATATAGGTGATCCGGAGACTCAAAGTTTATATGCAGTTCCGCCATTAAAAACAATTGCACTTGGGCTGCAATTAACGTTATAA